The sequence AGAGAACATCACTGTTGGCACCCAATTGAGAGTAGAACTtgagaatattagtgaaaacAAAGACATTGGGTTGGTGGACTGAATCAAAAACTCGGCTAACATAAGTGGGCGGAGCGTGGAGGCGCGTGCAGAGTTTGATGAGCTGCGCCACCCAATAGTTGTCGTAACAGAGAGAGCGTTGAAAGAGCTGCGCATGAAACTGTTTCAAGTGGTTTAATTTGGTGGCTTTCAATGCAGCCGTGTGCAAGTGTGACATGAGAATTTCAGTGTGCCAACATTGGCTCTTTTTGTTAACCAACTTAActgtttttttgtttgtttcaatTCAACCTATATACCAAGActctggaaaaaaaatattttaatatacaaGAGAACAATATAAAACCttcatgatattttatttgaacATATCAATTCTTAATAAAATGTTTGATTTAGTAATTCTTGATTCAAATCCTGGAAAGATTTTTTCGCGTGTTTTCATTCAGGTACTAGATAATTAAGTCAaccatataaaatatttcatttctttaattatACATATTCACCTTAATAAAtcgtaaaattatatttttctacttGAAGGTTGATTTGTATGAATCAAGGAGATaacatattttgtatttttattttcaaaatttaaatagaaaatgtCTAGCtaaaatacttcaattgaatgtCTAAATAGAATATCTTGAAATTCAAAAGTTTATATAAGTATAAAATGCTTCAAGTATAAATTTATTCGCAATATAGCATTGATTTTAAGAGAACAACAACACGATCGTTACTATAATCCTATAAAAAGTACAATAGACAATATGCAGactttataaaaatagaaagacGATTTTCTGATAGACGTGGTTTTAAGAGAAAAAGATgcaaaaagagaaaaggaataGAAACAAGAAGATTCTAATCGCACTCAAGCCCAAGTGTAACGCAAAACAAAACAAACCCCAAAACTCTTGGGTTGAAACCCATTTGCaaaacctaattcccaaaattCCATTTCAGCAGCCCATTTTCCCCCCAAAAAACCCTCAATCCGTCACCTTCTAAACCCCCATTAATCCCTTCGCCGGCGATTTTGCCGGAAAACCCAACATCATCTTTCTGATTAGGTGACCCATGGCGGAAGAGAGACGCATGGTAACAGTGGGCGGAAAAGGCTCATCACTGTCATCTTCCTCTGTATTTGATATTGCCAATGGGCTCAGTCGTCTGAGCATAGACTCTTCAGCACTATCCAAAGTATCGTCTTCCTCCAATTCTAAAACCAGCAAGACTAATGCGCCTACGGTGTCTGCATCATTTTCAATCCTCAAAAATTTAACATCCAATGAGGCTAGAGCTTCTCTCGTGGTCCTGCTAAACAAGCTTTTGCTTTCTTCTTCCACTTCTGCAGCTGTTAATCAGCTCTCTGATATCATCCTTAAGGATGTATCGTCGTCCTCTAATGTACAAATTTCGTTTGATAACACTATTGATGGCGTTTCTCCAGGCGATTTTTCTGTGGCAGCAATAGCTGGAATCTCCGCTATCTTGGATCATCGAAGTTCAGCTTTGTCTGTTATTACTGATGCTATTGCTGCCTTGTCCTGCGAGGCCTTGGGGGCTGACATTTCAGCTTTCAATTTGAATGATTCCGGTGATGGTTCATCTGCCAAGGACGTTGTTGCCGTGGCTTCTGACTTGAAGATCTTGCTTAACGGTTCTAAATTTGTTAACCGTGAGGGTGATGAACCTGCAGTTTCTGGTGTTCCCGTGGTGCACGGCAAGTTTAGGGAGATTTCCCGACTCCTGCACTCCAGCACCCGTGTCCAATTGAACTCTGCAACTGTATCCAATTCTGGACCTTCTGGTACAGCCAGCTCCATGTGCACCACGCTGTTTTCCTTGGCTGTGGCCCTCAAGGATTTGGGTAACATCAGTTATAACCGAGCAAAGCGCATTGTCGATTGTCGCATTACTGGAGATGATGAATTTCCTGCAATGCTGATAAAAGAATGTCCTCGCCCTGATCAGCTAAAATCTCTTTTCGTATCTTTGGTGTCAGCTCACTCGGATGAGGAATATGTTAAGTTCTCACATGATGTCAGCTCTTTACTGGTGATGGTAGAGAAAATAATTTCCTGGGAAGCCCTGGCTGCTTTCCTTTCCCTTGAAGGAAGGGACTTCATTCCTTCAGGCGATACGAGTGTAGGCGAGGACAGTGCAAAGACAGCAGGTAAAAAAGGagcaaagaaaaagaagattctTGGTAAAGGTACCACCGCTTTGGTGCAGTTTTTGAAGGATAGGCTGCTGAGCATGCCAATTCAGACTGAAGCGTCCCAGACTGTCAtggctttggagaatttggtTCGCAATTTCTTGTCACTACTGGACCCAAAGGACTTGGGATTTGACACTTTACTGAAAAAGGTGAAAGATATAGTGGAAAGCAATGAAAGCCGCCGGTTGCCTAAACTACCAAAGGTAGAGAACCATGCTTTGTTATCTTTGTCCCActcattttttcaattatttttctttgagcACAGAGTAGGCTATTTTTCTGCTGCTTCGGGATGACCCACTCCTCACCTTATTGAATTATTCATAGCAGTTTGATTCCAATTGTTATGCAACTGGTTGAACACATGGCtgtcttctttatttgtttatgtGAAAAATGTGTAGGAGTAGGCCTGCTAAATTTGATCTTGGTACCAGGTCATGTGACATGATGAACATCCAACCCGAATCCTTAAGAAAATGGTGGAATGGCCTAAGACACTTATAAACTCGTGTATGCCCTTTTACACCCGATCTGAAAAACATACTACATAGATCAATAGTTCGTTTGGGACTTTTGCAGGATACAAACAAAAAGTAGCTGGATATAATTAAGTTTTTTAGTTCAACCTTGGTGATTAACCAGAAATTTCGaaacattattttttgaagTGCAAGAAAATCAGTAATTGCAGCACTTGTTTAGGAGTAATTATATTTCCTTTAATATTTTCCACTTTTGAATAAAACTCTGATATTTATCCCTGTAATAAAGTCTCAAGTTTATCGAAAACAAAAGTAATCTAACTCTTACACTTTCTCTTAATTACTTTTTCAACACTTCAATATTCAATTTAGCAATGACAATTATTATGCTTTTTGCTCAATGTCTGTACTTGTGGAATAGTTACTGTCCATGTGGGGTTTGGTGGAGGTATTCCAGCAACTGGATGGAAATGTTGAAGGATGTACACTAGCTTTTAGATGATGCAATGACAATATTTGGATGACTCCTAATGAGAGGATCCAGAGGTGGAGTCTTAATGATGTAAGCCTTTGTTTTTCTGGATAAGTGAGTGAAAGTTATGAGGCCATGACAACTATAAATCCCTTTGGACCCAAGAGAGATCATGTGGCGAAGTTTTTTGATCAGCTTAATAGCTAACATTTGTTTGAAGGCTAAATAACTCAAGACTGAGGCATTCTGCAGTAAACTTGATGCGCAAGTGTATCCCTAATTTGTTGGGAGCTTGTATGTAGAATGTGGAGTTTCATCTCTGAATGTTGTAGGTTTCATCCCCTTGACAGAAAGAGGAAGTAGATCTTTAATTTACCGGCACAATGTTTCCTGTTTTCTGTTGGGTAATTTACTTTCCTATCAAACGGTGTTAGAAGAACATAAAATTAGTAATTGGGAATTAAAATGCCTTCTTCTTTACTCCCAATATTCTTTATTGTCTCGTAGTTGTCATATCAACTTTAGAAGGAATATGAATAGATTTAGCTCCTTTTTCTAGGTGCACCAAATGGATGTAGTTAATGTTTCATCTGCAGCgaaatttaaatgtttaattCTTTTGTGACAGGGAACACGTGATTTTGCAAAGGAACAGATGGCTATAAGAGAGAGAGCTTTCTCAATTATCACTGAAGTTTTTAAAAGGCACGGTGCTGCTGCTTTGGACACTCCTGCTTTTGAAATGCGAGAGACTCTGATGGGAAAATATGGGGAAGACTCAAAATTGATATATGACCTAGCGGATCAGGTTTATTAGTTGTTTCAACTGCtatttattgattgatttttgtTGGTGCATCTTGTCACATGGGAGTTCCACACAAGCACACATAATTTCGGTCTTTCACATGTATGAGTGTGATCTAGCATCAATGAAGCTGGACGTTTAGTGGCAAAAAATGTTAGAAGATTTCTTTCCATTTGTTTAATGGATCTCTATCCACCGAACTTGTGTTGATGGAAGGTAGCAGTACCTGGTGGATGCGACACTGTAGAGGTGCACAAGCCGCCCATAACCCAACGTTGTCAAAAAATAAGtgaacatataaatataattgggACAATGGTGTGGgatagttggtttctcaaagaGGAATTGTGTGAGATCTTGTTGGACATTTCATAGTTCTGTTCACTAAGATTTCAGTAACTGCAACTTCCTCTCTTcatcatttaattatataaattagaatattaataattgtattgctttatatattttttttccatttgatTTTCCATGTAAAGGCTTTACCTTTCTGCGTGATTATTAGAAATTTGTCTTCCTGTTAAACTCCCTGTGTTCTTCTAATCCCTACTTCTGGTAGTGCTGAATTGTATGTTTTGCTGTTCTCTAAATACAGAAGTTGATATTTAGGTTGGACAGGAAAAAGTCCTTTTTTAGAAGTTAAAAGCATATATGAGTCTGATATTGTTAAGCATTCATAGATTATTTAATAGGTGcatttttgttgtttcattATTTCGAATCTGAGTTGTGCATTATTCCTgatctttttgtactaattttccTTCCCCGGTAACATTTGCAGGGAGGAGAACTTTGTTCTCTTCGTTATGACCTGACAGTACCATTTGCTAGATATGTAGCAATGAATGGTTTGACATCCTTCAAGCGTTATCAGATAGCTAAGGTGTACAGAAGAGATAATCCATCTAAGGGTAGATATCGTGAATTTTACCAGTGTGATTTTGACATAGCTGGTCAATTTGAGAAGATGATGCCTGATTTTGAGGTCATAAAGATTTTGACCGAGTTGTTAGATGAGCTTGATATTGGAGAGTATGAGGTAAACTTTCTAATGGTTCTCTACCCTTGTCCAAATTCAGTCTATGCTTGTTAGTTGTCCTTGGAATGATATTCAAAGGAACTATTTATATTTGTCCCCAATCACTAGAAAATTGTCTTGTGATTTTTGCCCGCTCTCATGTCCGCTCGTCCTCCCTGTGCTTCTTCTCAAATCATTAACTTACATCACCACAGTGTTTTGGTTATTTCATTGGGACCATCTAAACCTTCGACTTGTTTGGTTGTGATGCATATCTATCAAGAATTATAACATTCCATCTGTATATagattctctttatttttcttatgatGCAGCACATTCTGGTTCTTTTCTCACGCAATCTCAAAAATCATCTGTCCTGTTAGTGGTATATGGCATTACTAATTATGTAAATCTTCTCTTCTATTCAGGTAAAGCTTAATCACAGAAAGCTGCTTGATGGTATGTTGGCTATATGCGGGGTGCCACAAGAGAAGTTCAGAACCATTTGTTCAAGCATTGACAAGCTAGATAAACAATCCTTTGAGcagataaaaaaagaaatggtgaGGCATAGTCTCCCAGTAGGCATAAAGTTGTATGTTTTGTTAAGATGGCTATTTGATATTATATCTGTTATTGGTGTTTTGACTAGTACTGGCGTTCTAATGAAAATACTCAAGAAACTTGTGTTAAAAATCTGTCAACTATCATCTTTATGAAACAGAATGAGTATGTTATTAGCAGTCTAATGCTGCTGTCATTTTATAACAGGTGGATGAGAAAGGCTTAAGTAATGAGATATCAGACAGAATTGGTACATTTGTCAAATGGAGGGGACCTCCAGTGGAATTATTATCTAAGCTCAAGCAAGAACGCAGTTTTCTGGAGAACAATGAATCTTCACTTGCTTTGGATGAATTAGAGATTATGTTTAAAGCTCTGGAGAAGTCCAAGTGTATTGACAGAGTGGTTTTTGACTTGAGCCTTGCAAGAGGCCTTGATTACTACACAGGAGTCATATTTGAAGCAGTCTTCAAAGGAGCTGCTCAGGTAGATCTCTGGGTTAGATAATAAGTTCTAGTTCCAGTTACCTATGCTTTGAGACTTTGGCTTGTCAATGTGATGATTATCAATTCATAGTTTGTGCATTTATGCATCGTAGATGTACATATGAATGGTTTGAGTTctcaacattatttttttaggcGTCTAAGAAGTATAA comes from Solanum pennellii chromosome 1, SPENNV200 and encodes:
- the LOC107001346 gene encoding histidine--tRNA ligase, cytoplasmic; this translates as MAEERRMVTVGGKGSSLSSSSVFDIANGLSRLSIDSSALSKVSSSSNSKTSKTNAPTVSASFSILKNLTSNEARASLVVLLNKLLLSSSTSAAVNQLSDIILKDVSSSSNVQISFDNTIDGVSPGDFSVAAIAGISAILDHRSSALSVITDAIAALSCEALGADISAFNLNDSGDGSSAKDVVAVASDLKILLNGSKFVNREGDEPAVSGVPVVHGKFREISRLLHSSTRVQLNSATVSNSGPSGTASSMCTTLFSLAVALKDLGNISYNRAKRIVDCRITGDDEFPAMLIKECPRPDQLKSLFVSLVSAHSDEEYVKFSHDVSSLLVMVEKIISWEALAAFLSLEGRDFIPSGDTSVGEDSAKTAGKKGAKKKKILGKGTTALVQFLKDRLLSMPIQTEASQTVMALENLVRNFLSLLDPKDLGFDTLLKKVKDIVESNESRRLPKLPKGTRDFAKEQMAIRERAFSIITEVFKRHGAAALDTPAFEMRETLMGKYGEDSKLIYDLADQGGELCSLRYDLTVPFARYVAMNGLTSFKRYQIAKVYRRDNPSKGRYREFYQCDFDIAGQFEKMMPDFEVIKILTELLDELDIGEYEVKLNHRKLLDGMLAICGVPQEKFRTICSSIDKLDKQSFEQIKKEMVDEKGLSNEISDRIGTFVKWRGPPVELLSKLKQERSFLENNESSLALDELEIMFKALEKSKCIDRVVFDLSLARGLDYYTGVIFEAVFKGAAQVGSIAAGGRYDNLIGMFGTRQVPSVGISLGIERVFAIMEQLQKDKNQEIRATETQVLVSILGDDSALAAELAGELWNAKVKAEFMIHKKVMKHIDRARDSRIPWMVLVGERELSEGVVKLKDVVAAIDYEIPRGKLVDDLCKRLGM